In Bacteroides sp., the DNA window TCAGGGCGGTTATGGATCCCAGCAGCAAGAGGTCACGCTCCTCATCGCGCTCTCCCACCTCCATCACTCTTTGAAGCAAGGCAGGGAAATCCTCCATTTGGGGGACCTTATCTTTTTTGTCCTTTTTATCTTTTTTATCCTTTCTCCCAAAGGGAAAGGTGGGCATCGGGGGCTCTGAATCCTTTACCTCCTCCCATTGATTCGCAGGCGGGGTTTCCGGGTCGGGGTGATCAGCCCCGGGTTGATGAATGGCAGTAGCCAGGTCTGACCACCGCAGAAAGTCAAAAGGTTCTGTTTTCATAATGCTTGTTTTTGGTTTATGTACGCTTCGGGGTATTTGCCCCGGAAGGCGGGTTTTTCCCTTTCATTTTTCAATGACGATACAAAGCTAAAACCACATTATCAACAAATCCAAGTTTTCGTTTTATGTGCTTTATTTTGCTTTAATTTGCTAAGTAGCATTCTGGTACCTGATTAAAAAACCGTCCAAAATTCCAAGATTCCCTCATTTTTCCCGCTCCACCTCCATCCCTTTTTGAAGGGAAAAAGGGAAATCCTCCATTTTGAGAACCTTATCTTTTTTGTCCTTTTTATCCTTTTTATCCTTTCTCCCCCACGGGAAAGGAGGCCAGGCTGAATCCCCCGCTTCCTTCCCGAAAGGTTCCTTGCCCTACTCCGCAAATTCTCCTGAATGAAAAACCAATGAACGCCAATACCAATCCACCAATCCCCTGTTCCACATTTAAATAGCACAATGATGCCGCGGATGCGACGATTTTAACGAAAGATTTTAATTTTTCATTTTTACTTTTTCATTATTCATTTAACCAGGCTCGTACCACGCTCGTATGAAGCTCGTGCCATGACCTTCTGGATACGACCGGGGTGGGAGGAAGAGAGGTGAGAGGGAAGAAGTGAGTGATGAGTTGATAATGAGCAGATTAATTGGCGTGGGGCACGGGGCATGGAGCATGGGGCTAACCTGAAACCTTAAAACTTGACAAC includes these proteins:
- a CDS encoding DUF3987 domain-containing protein, with amino-acid sequence MKTEPFDFLRWSDLATAIHQPGADHPDPETPPANQWEEVKDSEPPMPTFPFGRKDKKDKKDKKDKVPQMEDFPALLQRVMEVGERDEERDLLLLGSITALSACLGRVHGIYDGRRVYPNLFLFVTARAAAGKGRLVLCKKL